DNA from Saccharomyces cerevisiae S288C chromosome V, complete sequence:
CAAGACTAGTTCAACTCTACCACCACAACCGGGGGCTGTTCCTGCGCTTGCTCCAAGGACTGGTATGGGGCCAACACCTACGGGAAGAAGTACAGCCGGTGCTACAACGGCAACCGGGAGAACGTTTCCCGAACAAACGATTAAACAGCTTATGGATCTAGGTTTCCCTAGGGATGCTGTGGTAAAGGCTCTTAAACAGACTAACGGAAATGCAGAATTTGCTGCATCCCTCCTTTTCCAATGAGCAACCACTGATATTGTGATCGGCCTCTACGTATGTAGCCCATAACACAAATAGATAAGTATAAGGATGTACATACTTTCATTGTTTCGTCAATTGTTGTTTGTATTGTATATGATTGTACTTCTGTTAAGTATATAATATGCAGATTGTATTTGTGCCTCAATGTGCGCCATTCATGTGTTGCAAACCGGTAATttgattcaaaaaattctttcgtaaaataaaacatatGCACTGGGTGTGATAAATTCAGTACTAAACGTTATAGGACGATAAAGCGAGTCATCGAAAAAATACCAACCTTTTTTTGGTCCCTTATAAACGTATGAAGTATAGTGTCCCCCATACAAACTCCCCGAATGACATGCAACCCCATACAGTCTGTATCTAAATGGTGGTACTTGGCCCCTGGTAGGAATGTCCTCATTAACAATAGCTTCATGATTAAAATCTCTCGCCCAATATGGTGTAAGATCTAAGGAGTAAGGATATTGGACAAACACATTATTCTTATTCATTTGATTGTCAAATCGTTTCAAATTAATAATTAGTTTCTTAGGCAATCTAGTAATCTTCAGTTGTTTAGTGGAAGGCTGCTTTTTTAAGCATTTAGGACATGACCATTGTTCATCGACACCTAACCTTTCGCATTTGGTGAATTCCCGGAAACAGTCTAATATGTTACAAGTTTTAACGCGTGGGACAGGAACAGAAAGAACAGAGAATGTTTGGTAAGTTGTGGAGGTATGTTCACAAACTTGACATTGTAGCCTAGATGCGTACTGTCCTTGGAAAAGGTCAATTATCGCACTGAAGTCGGTAAGCAAAAATCTTTCCCACTCGAGAGCACTAGCTTTGCGTATGGacattttttctctcattCGTTCTTCCTCATCTGATAACTGTTTAAGATGCTTTTTGCTGCCGTTTTGGTTCAAATCCTCGTGCAAGCCATCAAGCAAAAATTGACAAAATTCTTGACAATCTTGCTGCATTGAATCACTATACATGGGGTTGATATGGCcgcaaatttttttaaactgAATAGTCTGAACTGGTATCGTTCTTACGTTAGGAGGTGTGAATGCACCGTGTCTGTGCATATTATTGACCAAGATGGCGAAATTTTTAGCTAGCAACCCCTTAGAACCTCTTGAACTatcaaaattaataaaattcaGATATGTGTTATCCAAAAACATTCGAACCAAATCGTGTGTTCCCACCAAACATTGAAGTATACAGTTCATATAACAACAGTTACCTATATTTTCCAATCCTACTATAAGATCTAGATCAAGCACTTGTGAGTTGTTTAGGATGGTCTGCCTCGACGAAGACAAGTTCTGTTGTGGTAAAGGCGGAATACGTGGCGAGAATACATTCGATGCAGGGGGCAAATAGGCATGGGCTTGTGCAGCGCGGATATCTGGCGATATTCTTTCCACAGTGTTTGCTTTATTTTGAATGGTCGAGGGTGTATTGAGTTTTGAGAGAGTGGTTGGTGGATGTGGACTAAATTTTTGAACGGTGGGAGAATTTCTGTTGGGGCTTGGTTGCGGTATAATGGGCAAATCTGAATAGTATAAGGGTAATTGAGGCCTTTGCACCGTTGTTAGCAAAGGCTGCGTATTCATGGATACCATCGGCATACTCTTATCTTTATTTGGAGATAGAGATTTCTGATTGAACAAGCCTGTTGGGACTTGCGGACTACCAAAAGCTGGCGTTGAAGACGAGGATGTAAGATGCGCTGTTTCACTGACAGATGATTGATACGCCCCACCTAATTTAACCCAGTTTGAGAACccattttccaaaatgaGTATTTTCGTCCCACTCAGCGGTTTAATTACTGAATTTTGGGAAAGAATCTTCGCAAGGATGCGAGTTTGCCTTTGCTGGAAATTATTATGCAATTGAGTGTCAGTATATAAAATAATGAACTTGAACTTGTCTcgatttgaaaagaaagtgatATCTGAGTGCGGCGAAGTGATCAAAGAGACACTTTCAATTTGTTGGTCTGTAAAAGAATCCTTAAATGAGGCAGGATCGATGCATATAATGTTTTTGCATTTGATATGGGCCCTAACGAATTCAGACCTGGGCCGTACATCGATAAGCAAGAGAGCGTCACCATGAAAATGCAACATTGAACTTAATTTTCCAGGCTCTATAGTTTGCAACTGTATAAATTTAGGGTAATTTTCAATGACATTTCGAATCCGCTCAATATTTGGGTCATTATGCAAAAGCTGGATTCTCTCCCCGTACAAATTTCTAACATTCTGGTCCTTGTTGCTCGAAAATTCCTTTAGTCTTGGTAGAGTATCCTCCAAGAGCGTATATACGATCATGTAATATAAAAAAGCTGTTTCATTCAATCGGAGAAACCCCTTTGACAACCGGTTTGCATCTTCTTTAGGGGCCTGCATGGTTATATCCTGGCATGCGTCCACATAACTAGACCATATTTCTGCGCATTCTTGGAGCAAAGGCAGACACTCTTGTGGCAcgtcgtcatcatcaagAAACTTCTGAACTAAATGCCTAAGCCTGCCGAACCGCTCTTTAGCAGATTCGACAACCTCACTTAAGGCTTGTTCTGAGCCCATTACGCTTGTGCCTATTTGTGTAGAGagataataaagaaaggACTCCACATACGTTGGAGAATACCTAGCAACTAAATATAGCT
Protein-coding regions in this window:
- the UBP5 gene encoding putative ubiquitin-specific protease UBP5 (Putative ubiquitin-specific protease; concentrates at the bud neck; UBP5 has a paralog, DOA4, that arose from the whole genome duplication); the encoded protein is MGSEQALSEVVESAKERFGRLRHLVQKFLDDDDVPQECLPLLQECAEIWSSYVDACQDITMQAPKEDANRLSKGFLRLNETAFLYYMIVYTLLEDTLPRLKEFSSNKDQNVRNLYGERIQLLHNDPNIERIRNVIENYPKFIQLQTIEPGKLSSMLHFHGDALLLIDVRPRSEFVRAHIKCKNIICIDPASFKDSFTDQQIESVSLITSPHSDITFFSNRDKFKFIILYTDTQLHNNFQQRQTRILAKILSQNSVIKPLSGTKILILENGFSNWVKLGGAYQSSVSETAHLTSSSSTPAFGSPQVPTGLFNQKSLSPNKDKSMPMVSMNTQPLLTTVQRPQLPLYYSDLPIIPQPSPNRNSPTVQKFSPHPPTTLSKLNTPSTIQNKANTVERISPDIRAAQAHAYLPPASNVFSPRIPPLPQQNLSSSRQTILNNSQVLDLDLIVGLENIGNCCYMNCILQCLVGTHDLVRMFLDNTYLNFINFDSSRGSKGLLAKNFAILVNNMHRHGAFTPPNVRTIPVQTIQFKKICGHINPMYSDSMQQDCQEFCQFLLDGLHEDLNQNGSKKHLKQLSDEEERMREKMSIRKASALEWERFLLTDFSAIIDLFQGQYASRLQCQVCEHTSTTYQTFSVLSVPVPRVKTCNILDCFREFTKCERLGVDEQWSCPKCLKKQPSTKQLKITRLPKKLIINLKRFDNQMNKNNVFVQYPYSLDLTPYWARDFNHEAIVNEDIPTRGQVPPFRYRLYGVACHSGSLYGGHYTSYVYKGPKKGWYFFDDSLYRPITFSTEFITPSAYVLFYERIF